In Takifugu flavidus isolate HTHZ2018 chromosome 13, ASM371156v2, whole genome shotgun sequence, the following are encoded in one genomic region:
- the fbxo31 gene encoding F-box only protein 31 isoform X1 — protein MAVCARLCGVGQSRRCRRRQRQNQQDQGSDSDMDEEGEERIVGLRQVGGGIGGPDSGVVTAGPSDACDCGGGHVSRRDCLERTAKGFPHPQFLADLPPELLVEIFSLIPGTALPNVALVCKKFKQILKTETIWRRRCVEEFGMKDDLRKLEVGGVSSHDLYVKRINPRVKSGRFMKLLPDYEHMDYKDVYTHLLHPYRHILGLWQPDIGPYGGLLNVVVDGLFIIGWMYLPPHDPRVEDPMRRRPLFRIHLWESKKATVECMYGHKGPHKGDIQTVKKDEFSTKCNQTDHHRMPGGRQEEFRTWLEEEWGRTLEEIFHEHMQELILMKFIYTSQYDNCLTYRRIYLPPATPSDLLQPGLFKGTYGSHGLEIVMLSFHHKSARATKLTGDPNVPAGQLTLEINLSRPVVLPDLEQLCNIEELSRLVLGIHEEVHREAEQQANHTKEGACGSDSAEDEVDADHGACPGNCQPGPSSTSAHQHDDQPFVLPLGVTARNEVYPRTCRKCFYGTGLIAGHGFTSPERTPGLFVLFDQDRFGFIWLELKSFSLYSRLTDQLAHAHAPNMERFEDMLRNMQSWTS, from the exons ATGGCTGTTTGCGCCAGACTTTGCGGTGTGGGGCAGTCGCGAAGGTGCAGAAGGCGGCAGCGACAGAACCAGCAGGATCAGGGCAGCGATTCTGACATGGacgaggaaggagaggagcggaTCGTCGGTCTACGGCAAGTCGGCGGCGGCATTGGAGGCCCGGACAGCGGCGTCGTCACTGCAGGGCCGAGTGACGCTTGTGACTGTGGCGGCGGTCATGTCAGCAGAAGAGACTGTCTGGAGCGGACAGCCAAGGGATTCCCACACCCGCAATTCTTAGCGGATCTACCGCCGGAGCTTTTAGTGGAGATATTCTCGTTGATTCCTGGGACGGCGCTCCCGAATGTTGCCCTGGTCTGTAAAAAATTTAAACAAATTCTCAAAACCGAAACCATTTGGAGACGGCGCTGCGTCGAAG agtttGGTATGAAGGATGACCTGAGGAAGCTGGAAGTGGGCGGGGTTTCCAGCCACGACCTCTACGTTAAAC GTATCAACCCAAGAGTGAAGTCAGGGCGCTTTATGAAGCTCCTCCCGGACTACGAGCATATGGACTATAAAGACGTGTACACACACT TACTTCATCCATACAGACATATCTTGGGTTTATGGCAGCCTGATATAGGGCCTTATGGTGGATTGCTCAATGTTGTG GTGGACGGGCTCTTCATTATTGGCTGGATGTATCTGCCACCTCACGACCCTCGCGTGGAGGATCCCATGAGAAGACGGCCACTCTTTCGTATACATTTATGGGAAAGCAAGAAGGCCACAGTGGAGTGCATGTATGGACACAAGGGTCCCCATAAAGGAGACATACAG ACAGTCAAGAAGGATGAATTTTCAACCAAATGTAACCAAACGGATCATCACCGCATGCCGGGTGGCAGACAGGAG GAGTTCAGGACATGGCTGGAAGAGGAATGGGGCCGAACTCTGGAAGAAATCTTCCACGAGCACATGCAGGAGCTTATTCTAATGAAGTTCATCTATACCAGTCAATATGA TAACTGTTTGACATACCGGAGGATCTACCTGCCCCCTGCGACTCCTTCTGATCTGCTGCAGCCAGGGCTCTTCAAAGGCACCTATGGCAGTCACGGGCTAGAAATTGTCATGCTCAGCTTCCATCACAAATCTGCCAGGGCAACCAAGCTTACT GGGGACCCGAACGTTCCTGCGGGACAGCTGACTTTGGAAATCAACCTGAGTCGGCCTGTAGTCCTCCCAGACCTTGAGCAACTGTGCAACATAGAGGAGCTCTCCCGCTTGGTGCTGGGCATACACGAGGAGGTCCACAGAGAAGCAGAACAGCAGGCCAATCACACAAAAGAGGGGGCCTGTGGTAGTGACAGTGCAGAAGACGAGGTGGACGCAGACCACGGTGCCTGTCCAGGCAACTGCCAGCCTGGCCCCAGCAGCACAAGTGCACATCAACATGATGATCAGCCCTTCGTCTTGCCCTTGGGGGTTACAGCTCGCAACGAAGTGTATCCTCGAACTTGCAGGAAATG CTTCTATGGGACAGGTCTGATCGCTGGGCATGGCTTCACGAGTCCAGAGCGTACCCCGGGGCTTTTTGTGCTGTTTGACCAGGACCGCTTCGGTTTCATCTGGCTGGAGTTGAAGTCTTTCAGCCTCTACAGCCGTCTCACAGACCAGCTCGCCCATGCACACGCCCCAAACATGGAGCGCTTTGAGGACATGCTGCGTAACATGCAGTCGTGGACATCCTGA
- the fbxo31 gene encoding F-box only protein 31 isoform X2, protein MAVCARLCGVGQSRRCRRRQRQNQQDQGSDSDMDEEGEERIVGLRQVGGGIGGPDSGVVTAGPSDACDCGGGHVSRRDCLERTAKGFPHPQFLADLPPELLVEIFSLIPGTALPNVALVCKKFKQILKTETIWRRRCVEEFGMKDDLRKLEVGGVSSHDLYVKLLHPYRHILGLWQPDIGPYGGLLNVVVDGLFIIGWMYLPPHDPRVEDPMRRRPLFRIHLWESKKATVECMYGHKGPHKGDIQTVKKDEFSTKCNQTDHHRMPGGRQEEFRTWLEEEWGRTLEEIFHEHMQELILMKFIYTSQYDNCLTYRRIYLPPATPSDLLQPGLFKGTYGSHGLEIVMLSFHHKSARATKLTGDPNVPAGQLTLEINLSRPVVLPDLEQLCNIEELSRLVLGIHEEVHREAEQQANHTKEGACGSDSAEDEVDADHGACPGNCQPGPSSTSAHQHDDQPFVLPLGVTARNEVYPRTCRKCFYGTGLIAGHGFTSPERTPGLFVLFDQDRFGFIWLELKSFSLYSRLTDQLAHAHAPNMERFEDMLRNMQSWTS, encoded by the exons ATGGCTGTTTGCGCCAGACTTTGCGGTGTGGGGCAGTCGCGAAGGTGCAGAAGGCGGCAGCGACAGAACCAGCAGGATCAGGGCAGCGATTCTGACATGGacgaggaaggagaggagcggaTCGTCGGTCTACGGCAAGTCGGCGGCGGCATTGGAGGCCCGGACAGCGGCGTCGTCACTGCAGGGCCGAGTGACGCTTGTGACTGTGGCGGCGGTCATGTCAGCAGAAGAGACTGTCTGGAGCGGACAGCCAAGGGATTCCCACACCCGCAATTCTTAGCGGATCTACCGCCGGAGCTTTTAGTGGAGATATTCTCGTTGATTCCTGGGACGGCGCTCCCGAATGTTGCCCTGGTCTGTAAAAAATTTAAACAAATTCTCAAAACCGAAACCATTTGGAGACGGCGCTGCGTCGAAG agtttGGTATGAAGGATGACCTGAGGAAGCTGGAAGTGGGCGGGGTTTCCAGCCACGACCTCTACGTTAAAC TACTTCATCCATACAGACATATCTTGGGTTTATGGCAGCCTGATATAGGGCCTTATGGTGGATTGCTCAATGTTGTG GTGGACGGGCTCTTCATTATTGGCTGGATGTATCTGCCACCTCACGACCCTCGCGTGGAGGATCCCATGAGAAGACGGCCACTCTTTCGTATACATTTATGGGAAAGCAAGAAGGCCACAGTGGAGTGCATGTATGGACACAAGGGTCCCCATAAAGGAGACATACAG ACAGTCAAGAAGGATGAATTTTCAACCAAATGTAACCAAACGGATCATCACCGCATGCCGGGTGGCAGACAGGAG GAGTTCAGGACATGGCTGGAAGAGGAATGGGGCCGAACTCTGGAAGAAATCTTCCACGAGCACATGCAGGAGCTTATTCTAATGAAGTTCATCTATACCAGTCAATATGA TAACTGTTTGACATACCGGAGGATCTACCTGCCCCCTGCGACTCCTTCTGATCTGCTGCAGCCAGGGCTCTTCAAAGGCACCTATGGCAGTCACGGGCTAGAAATTGTCATGCTCAGCTTCCATCACAAATCTGCCAGGGCAACCAAGCTTACT GGGGACCCGAACGTTCCTGCGGGACAGCTGACTTTGGAAATCAACCTGAGTCGGCCTGTAGTCCTCCCAGACCTTGAGCAACTGTGCAACATAGAGGAGCTCTCCCGCTTGGTGCTGGGCATACACGAGGAGGTCCACAGAGAAGCAGAACAGCAGGCCAATCACACAAAAGAGGGGGCCTGTGGTAGTGACAGTGCAGAAGACGAGGTGGACGCAGACCACGGTGCCTGTCCAGGCAACTGCCAGCCTGGCCCCAGCAGCACAAGTGCACATCAACATGATGATCAGCCCTTCGTCTTGCCCTTGGGGGTTACAGCTCGCAACGAAGTGTATCCTCGAACTTGCAGGAAATG CTTCTATGGGACAGGTCTGATCGCTGGGCATGGCTTCACGAGTCCAGAGCGTACCCCGGGGCTTTTTGTGCTGTTTGACCAGGACCGCTTCGGTTTCATCTGGCTGGAGTTGAAGTCTTTCAGCCTCTACAGCCGTCTCACAGACCAGCTCGCCCATGCACACGCCCCAAACATGGAGCGCTTTGAGGACATGCTGCGTAACATGCAGTCGTGGACATCCTGA